From the archaeon BMS3Bbin15 genome, one window contains:
- a CDS encoding hypothetical protein (protease HtpX homolog) — protein sequence MKNANPSTAHMFIVNPFKKVAMAKLFSTHPPTEERIKRLKKMFY from the coding sequence ATGAAAAATGCCAATCCGTCAACGGCTCATATGTTTATTGTGAATCCATTCAAAAAGGTGGCTATGGCAAAACTATTCTCAACACATCCGCCAACTGAGGAGAGAATTAAAAGATTGAAAAAGATGTTCTATTAG